From the Teredinibacter turnerae T7901 genome, one window contains:
- a CDS encoding disulfide bond formation protein B, whose amino-acid sequence MNILLNAAPRLWPWLTVIAVCVGLEAGALYFQEIVGLYPCELCIYTRVWLTGMALVALIGIFVRGFTWPRRLALLALFGLTLALCRTTWKLLGIDYGFGNDGACSLVANFPSWAPLDQWWPMLFMIQDACSATPEVMFGLSMADGLAGVCVGFVACLLLAILGEFKSRDEATD is encoded by the coding sequence ATGAACATCTTACTCAATGCCGCCCCCCGTTTATGGCCATGGCTGACGGTGATTGCCGTTTGTGTTGGTTTGGAGGCTGGCGCCTTGTATTTTCAGGAAATCGTTGGCCTTTACCCTTGTGAACTATGCATTTACACGCGCGTATGGCTGACTGGAATGGCTCTGGTAGCGCTCATCGGTATTTTCGTGCGCGGCTTTACCTGGCCGCGACGCCTTGCTTTGCTGGCACTATTCGGTCTGACCCTGGCATTGTGCCGCACCACCTGGAAACTGTTGGGAATCGACTACGGTTTCGGCAACGACGGCGCGTGCAGCCTGGTCGCCAATTTTCCTTCCTGGGCGCCACTGGACCAGTGGTGGCCAATGCTGTTTATGATCCAGGACGCTTGTTCAGCGACCCCCGAAGTCATGTTTGGTTTGAGCATGGCCGATGGCTTGGCCGGAGTGTGTGTCGGCTTTGTTGCATGTCTGTTGCTCGCCATCCTCGGAGAATTCAAAAGCCGCGATGAGGCTACTGATTAA
- a CDS encoding DUF2059 domain-containing protein: MIRHLLTLSTTFIAATLIATLSACSKPENTQSSQTPGRVIKAGTTQVDELLDKSGLNQQISQLPAMVLAATDDQLRRGVVEVDKVRAIFSETYNPADLRYQARSYLLDHLDEAELNKILVWLDSPLGKKVSAETSLPGSPSARSKVMGPYPQLSANKARVKQVQELESYQKATDDAVDLQMAIRKSLQLAINQSLPEERRISEAEFLADDQNMRPQLETRMKQSIEATNLYNLQSLSDSELNEYIAFSQSDTARSYRHALSEALQAALKSAGKKAGLKLAALNAG; the protein is encoded by the coding sequence ATGATCCGGCACCTACTTACCCTCAGCACAACCTTTATCGCTGCCACATTAATTGCCACGCTCAGCGCGTGCAGCAAGCCTGAGAATACCCAAAGTAGTCAAACCCCAGGACGCGTCATCAAGGCAGGCACAACACAAGTGGATGAGCTCCTGGATAAATCCGGGCTCAATCAACAAATATCCCAATTACCGGCAATGGTACTGGCCGCCACCGACGACCAGTTACGTCGCGGTGTGGTTGAGGTGGATAAAGTTCGCGCGATATTCAGCGAAACATACAACCCGGCCGACCTTCGATATCAGGCACGCAGTTACCTGCTCGACCACCTCGATGAAGCGGAACTAAATAAAATACTGGTGTGGCTGGATTCACCGTTGGGTAAAAAAGTCAGCGCGGAAACCAGCCTGCCCGGCAGCCCTTCAGCCCGCAGTAAGGTGATGGGACCCTACCCGCAGCTATCGGCAAACAAAGCACGCGTGAAGCAGGTTCAGGAACTTGAAAGTTACCAAAAGGCAACTGACGACGCCGTGGACCTGCAAATGGCGATACGAAAATCGCTTCAGCTTGCGATTAACCAATCCCTGCCAGAAGAAAGGCGTATCAGCGAAGCGGAATTTCTGGCGGACGACCAAAACATGCGCCCGCAACTGGAAACACGGATGAAACAGTCTATCGAGGCGACAAATCTGTATAATCTGCAATCGCTCAGCGACAGCGAGCTGAACGAATATATTGCTTTTTCGCAGTCGGATACTGCCCGCAGCTATAGACACGCGCTGTCCGAAGCCCTCCAGGCGGCCCTTAAAAGCGCGGGCAAAAAGGCCGGACTGAAACTCGCAGCACTAAATGCCGGATAA